The Brassica oleracea var. oleracea cultivar TO1000 chromosome C6, BOL, whole genome shotgun sequence genome includes a region encoding these proteins:
- the LOC106301000 gene encoding uncharacterized protein LOC106301000 — protein MQVVAKFDFQSPPFSHAAGEILISPVDRRAESFANFTEALEGACPDSPSSLAAVKVQKVYRSYRTRRRLADSVVVAEELWWQAMDYARLNHSTISFFDYSRPETAVSRWNRVSLNASKVGKGLSIVDKAEKLAFQHWIEAIDPRHRYGHNLHLYYEVWCKADAGQPFFYWLDVGEGKDLDLVECPRSKLKQQCIRYLGPQEREEYEYEIIEGKIVHKLTGQFLHTMHGSEGTKWIFVMSTFKKLYAGLKKKGRFHHSSFLAGGATLAAGRVVVDNGVLKTISAYSGHYKPSDDSLDIFLSFLRENAVNLDGVEVHKASEDSDSYDDYFKPNGDGTKSLKKEEPTPSNAEAETDENGNGTLEEIKRSSYQRTLSGGLESPKADVPQKAILQRINSKKQSKSLQLGHQLMLKWSTGAGPRIGCAADYPVQLRTQALEFVNLSPRNRSSALSPTGRIDV, from the exons ATGCAGGTCGTCGCCAAGTTTGATTTCCAGTCTCCGCCGTTCTCTCACGCCGCCGGAGAGATCCTCATTTCTCCGGTAGACCGCAGAGCAGAATCTTTCGCTAACTTCACCGAGGCCCTTGAAGGCGCGTGTCCTGACTCGCCTTCTAGCTTGGCGGCGGTGAAAGTGCAGAAGGTTTACAGGAGTTATCGCACGCGCCGGAGACTAGCGGACTCTGTGGTTGTCGCCGAAGAGCTCTG GTGGCAAGCGATGGATTATGCGAGATTAAATCATAGTACGATCTCATTCTTTGATTACTCAAGACCTGAAACTGCAGTTTCCAGGTGGAATCGTGTGAGCTTGAATGCTTCTAAG GTGGGGAAGGGTCTGTCCATAGTCGACAAAGCTGAGAAATTGGCCTTTCAGCATTGGATTGAAGCT ATTGATCCTAGGCACCGGTATGGACACAACCTGCATTTGTACTATGAAGTGTGGTGCAAAGCTGATGCTGGTCAGCCATTTTTCTACTG GTTGGATGTTGGAGAAGGGAAAGATCTGGATCTGGTAGAATGTCCAAGGTCGAAGCTTAAGCAGCAATGCATCAGATATCTTGGACCT CAAGAGAGGGAAGAGTATGAGTATGAGATCATTGAAGGGAAGATTGTTCACAAGTTAACCGGACAGTTTCTACACACCATGCACGGATCTGAGGGGACAAAGTGGATCTTTGTTATGAGTACTTTCAAGAAACTATATGCCGGTCTG AAGAAGAAAGGAAGGTTCCATCACTCAAGCTTTTTGGCCGGAGGAGCAACACTAGCCGCAGGGAGGGTGGTTGTTGACAATGGAGTTCTCAAG ACAATCTCTGCATACAGTGGTCATTACAAGCCATCAGATGATAGCCTTGACATATTTCTCTCGTTTCTCAGAGAGAACGCAGTGAATCTAGACGGTGTTGAG GTGCACAAAGCTAGTGAAGATTCCGACAGCTACGATGATTACTTTAAACCCAATGGAGATGGGACCAAGTCTTTAAAGAAAGAGGAGCCAACGCCATCCAACGCAGAGGCTGAAACTGATGAAAACGGCAACGGAACACTTGAGGAGATCAAACGGAGTAGTTACCAGAGAACCCTTTCAGGTGGGCTTGAAAGCCCAAAAGCTGACGTTCCACAGAAAGCAATCTTACAAAGGATCAACTCCAAGAAACAGTCGAAATCTTTACAGTTGGGTCATCAGTTAATGCTGAAATGGTCGACAGGAGCTGGTCCAAGGATCGGTTGTGCAGCTGATTATCCTGTTC